In Gammaproteobacteria bacterium (ex Lamellibrachia satsuma), a single genomic region encodes these proteins:
- the rnd gene encoding ribonuclease D, which yields MQEFHVDSVTGLNALCDQLRGSEWLAVDTEFMREKSYFPQLCLLQVSNGQLAASVDPLAIDDLAPLLDILYDPAIVKIFHSGHQDLEIFYLLRQSLPGPLFDTQLAATLLGLGDQVGYGTLVQQVLDHSLEKGHTRTDWSRRPLEQEQLRYALDDVIYLGEVYLKLVASLQEKGRDRWLEDDFARLADPTTYAVDPDESWQRVKGRQRLKGIQLAVLKALSAWREERAIAADRPRRWIIKDEVLLELARRMPEKIRQLERIRGLESGTVKRFGETLLERIADARKTPKEQWPEEKRRSPRLSINQEAMADLLMCSLRLLAAREGITPSALASQGDIERLILGERNLAILDGWRKLIAGEALLEVLAGRCAPRVEEGKIYLRP from the coding sequence ATGCAGGAGTTCCACGTCGATTCCGTTACCGGACTGAACGCGCTTTGCGACCAACTGCGTGGCAGTGAGTGGCTGGCGGTGGATACAGAATTCATGCGGGAGAAGAGCTATTTTCCCCAACTCTGTCTCTTGCAGGTGAGCAACGGGCAGCTGGCCGCATCTGTAGATCCGTTGGCAATTGACGATCTCGCCCCGCTGCTGGATATCCTCTACGATCCGGCAATAGTGAAGATCTTTCACTCCGGGCACCAGGACCTGGAGATCTTCTATCTACTGCGGCAGAGTCTGCCGGGGCCATTGTTCGATACCCAATTGGCGGCAACCCTGCTGGGTCTGGGCGATCAGGTGGGTTACGGTACCCTGGTGCAGCAGGTGCTGGATCATAGCCTGGAGAAGGGCCATACACGAACCGACTGGTCACGACGCCCCCTGGAGCAGGAGCAGTTACGTTATGCGCTCGATGATGTGATCTACCTGGGCGAGGTCTATCTGAAGCTGGTCGCCAGTCTACAAGAGAAAGGGCGGGATCGATGGTTGGAGGATGACTTCGCACGCTTGGCCGATCCCACGACCTATGCAGTAGATCCAGATGAGTCCTGGCAGCGGGTCAAAGGACGGCAGCGTCTCAAAGGCATTCAACTTGCCGTGTTGAAGGCATTATCAGCGTGGCGTGAAGAACGGGCGATTGCGGCGGACCGCCCCCGTCGCTGGATTATCAAAGACGAGGTGCTGCTGGAATTGGCTCGGCGCATGCCTGAGAAGATCCGGCAACTCGAACGGATTCGCGGTCTTGAAAGCGGGACAGTGAAGCGTTTTGGCGAGACGCTGCTGGAGAGGATTGCAGATGCCCGTAAAACCCCCAAGGAGCAGTGGCCTGAGGAAAAACGGCGTTCTCCCCGGCTCTCCATCAACCAGGAAGCGATGGCCGATCTCCTTATGTGCAGTCTGCGTCTGTTGGCGGCGAGGGAAGGCATCACGCCATCGGCCCTGGCGTCACAAGGTGACATCGAAAGGCTGATTCTTGGAGAACGGAACCTGGCGATCCTTGATGGCTGGCGCAAGTTGATTGCTGGAGAAGCGTTACTGGAGGTATTGGCAGGCAGGTGCGCCCCGCGAGTAGAGGAAGGGAAGATATACCTCCGGCCTTAG
- a CDS encoding DEAD/DEAH box helicase, whose amino-acid sequence MIHTLKDLRERFGPAWLEQGSRFLKNHAAFIPQVQRGGALITALINADQQRLRVYVRVQMDPGEKIQINGECSCSSGQNCSHVAAVLIKVLLDEQEIPSEAQETRKAKHPLGRPMAGLLDYPPGVHQRLTYLLRPDPVDPTRIEVETRCARALKNGGYVEDRIYEPAWAQRGTPPRFLLQTDLDILAGLNQGGEAKPSLKGKSGEQLLRAMLETGRCHLGHVSGKTLRLGKPQSATPCWEVDSIGNQRIRWHERATIFLASLWCLESDRCTPLASDLPGALVEALAAMPPVTPEQVPKVTADLQKHFPDTTLPPLRQIRVERRPPVAPRPCLHLCGPEMPLACLSFKYHEIRIGTRGAPIQFKDGAQVHLIRDEPAEQRCIEQLITLGFRIHEGQSRERATDCFSLADEPLPWLDFQSRQLPEWETQGWRVTCDKDFPHRLARPDHWYSELEPLETGADGYGVSIGIVLEGQRINLLPALVQWLHELPPDRRGERLDGLIHECGMAVPLEDGRHLLLSQNRVRRIMESLFELHDSRLDEMQRLRLNRFQLARLAELDESPDGEPLQWLGAEALHSLAETLRNIGAIPAITPPAGLRAELRPYQQRGLDWLQFLRTHRLGGILADDMGLGKTVQTLAHLLYEKEQGQLDRPSLVVAPTSLMANWQREAQRFAPDLRTRVLHGPQRHELFEGMGEQDLLITTYPLLLRDQDRLLIQEYHLLILDEAQAIKNPKAKVGAIARQLNARHRVCLTGTPMENHLGELWSLFDFLLPGLLGEEHQFRRRCRKPIEKWGDEYQADRLRRRIRPFLLRRTKQAVAPELPPKTEILRTVVLGETQRELYEDIRQNMYQRVRKEVAEKGLSRCGILILTALLKLRQVCCDPRLISPEERGRIEAGHSAKLELLMDLLPEMIEEGRRILLFSQFTSMLGLIEQALQTAGIDYVLLTGSTRDRATPIDRFQAGKVPLFLISLKAGGMGLNLTAADTVIHYDPWWNPAVERQATDRAHRIGQENPVFVYKLISEGSVEERIQSMQERKQALADALYDSTGAADPQWTEQDLKALFGPLV is encoded by the coding sequence ATGATCCACACTCTGAAAGACTTACGCGAACGCTTTGGCCCAGCCTGGCTTGAGCAAGGTTCCCGCTTCCTCAAGAATCATGCCGCCTTCATACCCCAGGTTCAGCGAGGGGGGGCGTTGATCACGGCACTGATCAACGCCGATCAACAGCGGTTACGGGTCTATGTCCGCGTACAAATGGATCCGGGCGAGAAGATCCAGATCAACGGGGAGTGCAGCTGTTCATCAGGACAGAATTGTTCACATGTGGCCGCTGTGCTGATCAAGGTATTGCTGGATGAGCAGGAGATACCAAGCGAGGCGCAGGAAACCAGAAAGGCTAAGCATCCATTGGGACGACCCATGGCGGGGTTGCTGGACTATCCGCCTGGAGTGCATCAGCGCCTGACCTATCTCCTCCGCCCCGACCCGGTTGATCCTACACGGATAGAAGTTGAGACCCGTTGCGCCCGGGCACTGAAAAACGGCGGTTACGTGGAGGATCGTATCTATGAACCCGCTTGGGCTCAGCGGGGAACACCTCCACGTTTTCTGCTTCAGACCGATCTCGATATTCTGGCTGGCCTGAATCAGGGGGGAGAGGCAAAGCCGTCGCTCAAGGGTAAGTCAGGTGAACAGCTGCTGCGCGCCATGCTGGAGACCGGGCGTTGCCATCTGGGACATGTTTCCGGGAAGACTCTGCGTCTGGGCAAGCCACAATCTGCAACCCCCTGCTGGGAAGTGGATTCCATCGGCAATCAACGGATCAGATGGCATGAACGCGCCACCATTTTCCTCGCCTCTCTCTGGTGTCTGGAGTCTGATCGATGCACCCCCTTGGCGAGTGATCTGCCCGGCGCCTTGGTAGAGGCGCTGGCCGCCATGCCACCCGTGACCCCGGAACAGGTTCCCAAGGTAACGGCCGACCTGCAAAAGCACTTTCCTGACACCACCCTACCCCCCTTGCGACAGATCAGGGTTGAGCGGCGTCCCCCTGTGGCGCCCCGGCCCTGCCTGCACCTCTGCGGACCGGAGATGCCCCTGGCCTGCCTCTCATTCAAGTATCACGAAATCCGCATCGGCACCCGGGGAGCGCCTATACAGTTCAAAGACGGCGCACAGGTACATCTGATCCGGGATGAACCCGCCGAGCAGCGCTGTATAGAGCAACTCATCACATTGGGTTTTCGCATCCATGAAGGTCAGAGCAGGGAGAGAGCAACCGACTGTTTTTCGCTTGCAGACGAGCCTCTCCCCTGGCTCGATTTTCAATCCCGTCAACTGCCGGAATGGGAGACGCAGGGTTGGCGGGTAACCTGTGACAAGGATTTCCCCCACCGCCTGGCCCGCCCGGACCACTGGTACAGTGAACTCGAACCCCTGGAAACGGGGGCGGATGGCTACGGTGTCAGCATCGGCATCGTTCTGGAGGGCCAGCGCATCAACCTGTTGCCAGCCCTGGTGCAGTGGCTGCACGAACTGCCACCGGACCGGCGCGGGGAGAGACTGGATGGGCTGATCCATGAGTGTGGGATGGCCGTACCCCTGGAAGACGGCCGCCACCTGCTCCTCTCCCAAAACCGCGTTCGCCGGATCATGGAGAGCCTGTTCGAGCTGCACGACAGCAGGCTCGACGAGATGCAGCGTCTACGGCTCAACCGCTTCCAGTTGGCCCGTTTGGCGGAACTGGACGAGTCACCGGACGGGGAACCCTTGCAATGGCTGGGCGCGGAAGCGTTACACAGCCTGGCAGAGACCCTACGCAACATCGGAGCCATCCCCGCCATAACGCCACCGGCGGGCCTGCGGGCAGAACTGCGTCCCTACCAGCAACGGGGACTGGACTGGCTGCAATTTCTGCGGACTCATCGACTGGGTGGCATACTGGCGGATGACATGGGACTCGGCAAGACTGTGCAGACCCTGGCTCATCTGCTGTACGAAAAAGAACAGGGGCAACTGGACAGGCCCAGCCTGGTGGTCGCCCCCACCAGCCTTATGGCCAACTGGCAGCGGGAGGCGCAACGCTTCGCTCCCGATCTGCGGACGCGGGTCCTGCACGGTCCCCAGCGGCATGAACTGTTCGAAGGAATGGGGGAACAGGATCTGCTGATCACCACCTATCCCCTGCTGCTGCGGGATCAGGACCGGCTACTGATCCAGGAGTATCACCTGCTGATCCTGGACGAGGCCCAGGCCATCAAGAATCCCAAGGCCAAGGTTGGCGCAATCGCACGCCAGCTCAATGCCAGACACCGGGTATGTCTGACCGGCACGCCGATGGAAAACCATCTGGGAGAACTCTGGTCCCTGTTCGATTTCCTGTTGCCCGGTCTGCTGGGAGAGGAGCATCAGTTCCGACGGCGTTGCCGTAAGCCGATTGAAAAATGGGGCGACGAGTATCAGGCCGACCGGCTGCGCCGCCGCATCCGACCCTTCCTGTTACGGCGCACCAAGCAGGCGGTGGCGCCGGAACTGCCGCCCAAGACCGAGATCCTGCGCACGGTGGTACTTGGGGAAACACAACGGGAACTCTATGAGGATATCCGTCAGAACATGTACCAACGGGTGCGTAAAGAGGTAGCTGAAAAAGGCCTCTCCCGCTGCGGCATCCTGATCCTCACCGCCCTGCTCAAGCTGCGTCAGGTATGTTGCGATCCACGCCTGATCAGCCCGGAAGAGCGGGGGCGGATCGAGGCCGGACACTCCGCCAAACTGGAACTGCTCATGGATCTGCTGCCGGAGATGATCGAAGAGGGTCGCCGCATCCTGCTCTTCTCTCAATTCACCTCCATGTTGGGACTGATCGAGCAGGCACTGCAGACGGCCGGTATCGACTATGTCCTGCTCACCGGCAGCACCCGCGATCGAGCCACCCCCATCGATCGTTTTCAGGCCGGCAAGGTGCCCCTGTTTCTCATCAGCCTCAAGGCCGGCGGCATGGGCCTCAATCTTACTGCAGCCGACACGGTCATCCATTATGATCCCTGGTGGAACCCGGCCGTGGAGCGCCAGGCCACCGACCGGGCCCACCGCATCGGTCAGGAAAATCCGGTATTTGTCTACAAGCTGATCAGCGAGGGTTCGGTAGAGGAACGGATCCAGTCCATGCAGGAACGCAAACAGGCACTGGCCGATGCACTCTATGACAGCACCGGCGCCGCCGATCCCCAATGGACCGAGCAAGACCTGAAAGCGCTGTTCGGGCCGTTGGTCTAA
- a CDS encoding RecQ family ATP-dependent DNA helicase: protein MPSRIQTTLRQYFGFTEPRPGQQEVMQHLLEGHSAAAVFPTGGGKSLCYQLPALLLPGVTLVVSPLIALMKDQIDALTARGISARRLDSSLSADEYREVMAQLRSGTLRLLYVAPERFNNERFRETLRRIDISLLAVDEAHCISEWGHNFRPDYLKLAGFAREFGAERILALTATATTPVLEDICRLFAIGPECAIRTGFYRPNLTIETTPVDATERDRILLDAIREAPTGSGIVYVTLQKTAEAVATIAFGMGVDKADIRAIYHYNLPKSLENYSQEIGRAGRDGQPALCKMLACADDLNVLENFIYGDTPDESALHSLINDLFDQGDTFDVSLYTLSALHDIRPLVLRTLLTYLELAGYLEGGIPFYADYRFKPLLSSAEILSRFDGERRTFLAALFRQSVKGRIWFSLDPAQAAANLETTRERIISALDWLGEQQLLEVKVAGIRHRYRRLRQPNPAQELAHELHQRMLKREKAEVHRLQQVLDLVDLDGCQTNALSAHFGEQREQPCGHCSWCRRGKQRIAPRRTVSISDGIWQEVSNLKQEQGESLADARLLTRLLCGITSPRLSREKLTGHPLFGKLDQMPFDKVLVWAEKRTNRSD, encoded by the coding sequence ATGCCGTCAAGGATTCAGACAACACTGCGACAATATTTCGGTTTCACCGAACCACGCCCCGGTCAACAGGAAGTGATGCAGCATCTGTTGGAAGGCCATTCGGCCGCAGCCGTCTTCCCTACCGGTGGCGGCAAATCGCTCTGTTACCAACTGCCCGCGCTGCTGCTGCCCGGGGTGACCCTGGTGGTCTCGCCTCTGATCGCCCTGATGAAAGACCAGATCGATGCACTCACTGCACGAGGCATCAGCGCACGCCGGCTCGATTCCAGTCTCAGTGCCGACGAATACCGGGAGGTGATGGCGCAGCTCAGAAGCGGCACCCTGCGTCTGCTCTACGTGGCCCCCGAGCGTTTCAACAACGAACGATTCCGCGAGACCCTGCGCCGGATCGACATCTCCCTGCTCGCCGTGGACGAGGCCCACTGCATCTCCGAATGGGGCCACAACTTCCGCCCCGACTATCTCAAGCTGGCGGGATTCGCCCGGGAGTTCGGCGCCGAACGCATCCTGGCCCTAACCGCCACCGCCACGACACCGGTGCTTGAGGATATCTGCCGGCTCTTTGCAATCGGCCCGGAATGTGCCATCCGCACCGGATTCTACCGCCCCAACCTCACCATCGAGACCACACCGGTGGATGCCACGGAACGCGACCGGATACTGCTTGATGCCATCAGGGAGGCACCAACCGGATCCGGCATTGTCTATGTCACCCTGCAAAAGACAGCAGAGGCGGTGGCCACTATCGCCTTCGGCATGGGGGTGGACAAGGCCGATATTCGTGCCATCTATCACTACAACCTGCCCAAGAGCCTGGAGAACTACTCCCAGGAGATCGGCCGCGCCGGGCGTGACGGACAACCCGCCCTCTGCAAGATGCTCGCCTGCGCCGACGACCTGAACGTGCTGGAGAATTTCATCTACGGTGACACCCCGGATGAGTCGGCACTTCACAGCCTGATCAACGACCTCTTCGACCAAGGTGACACCTTCGATGTCAGCCTCTACACCCTCTCGGCACTACACGACATCCGTCCCCTGGTACTGCGCACCCTGCTCACCTACCTGGAACTGGCAGGCTATCTGGAGGGTGGAATCCCCTTCTACGCCGATTACAGGTTCAAACCTCTGCTGAGTTCAGCAGAAATCCTCTCCCGTTTCGATGGCGAACGTCGAACTTTTCTCGCTGCCCTGTTTCGCCAGTCGGTCAAGGGCAGAATCTGGTTCAGCCTCGATCCGGCCCAGGCCGCCGCCAACCTGGAAACCACCCGGGAACGTATCATCAGCGCCCTCGACTGGCTGGGGGAACAGCAGTTACTGGAGGTTAAGGTGGCCGGCATCCGCCACCGCTACCGGCGTCTTCGTCAACCCAATCCCGCCCAGGAATTGGCCCACGAACTACACCAGCGCATGCTCAAACGAGAGAAGGCGGAGGTCCATCGCCTGCAACAGGTACTCGACCTGGTGGACCTGGACGGCTGTCAGACCAACGCCCTGTCAGCCCACTTCGGCGAACAGCGGGAGCAACCCTGTGGACACTGCAGCTGGTGCCGCCGGGGGAAACAAAGGATAGCGCCGCGCCGGACCGTTTCCATCAGCGATGGGATATGGCAGGAGGTTAGCAACCTGAAACAGGAACAGGGAGAAAGTCTTGCGGACGCACGCCTGCTGACCCGGCTTCTCTGTGGAATCACTTCCCCCCGGTTGAGCCGGGAGAAACTGACCGGGCATCCACTGTTCGGCAAGTTGGACCAGATGCCCTTTGACAAAGTACTCGTCTGGGCAGAAAAGCGTACAAACCGCTCCGACTGA
- a CDS encoding copper resistance system multicopper oxidase, protein MSSINDPIKGVCLTRRRFVQGVAMGGAFAGLGLGSSALAAVMKQQGPETLRGTDFNLTIGEQAINFTGAAQIGTTVNGSLPAPILRWREGDTVTLRVTNLLRETSSIHWHGIILPSAMDGVPDIATGFKGIKPGETFTYRFPVTQSGTYRYHSHSGFQEQTGLYGPIIIDPGEPEPYTYDRDYVVMLSDWTDEDPTNVYAKLKKLSHYYNFNERTHADLMKDIKEKGLTATWNDRKMWNQMRMSQRDLSDVTGYTYTFLTNGQTPAEGWSGLFRKGEKVRLRFINGSAMTFFDVRIPGLKMTVVAADGQHIEPVSVDEFRMGVAETYDVIVEPKDDTAYTIFAQDIARSGYARGTLTPDPSLTASIPEMDPVPNLGHDDMGMNMMNHAGHDMSGMDHSQHQMPDGKMMPGMQMSGDMDMGGMQMAPMPSAKPAMKPNPSDFTAKPVHHASTEYGPHVDMRADAPQYRLDDPGVGLRNNGRRVLTYADLKNLHTTHDHRDPDREIELHLTGNMGRYMWSVNGVKHSDAEPLRWKLGERLRITFVNDTMMNHPMHLHGMWSDLETGDNNFIPRKHTVIVQPGSRISYRVTVDAEGGWAYHCHLLYHMLGMFRTVVVS, encoded by the coding sequence ATGAGTAGTATTAACGACCCGATCAAGGGGGTGTGTCTGACGCGCCGCCGATTTGTACAAGGTGTGGCGATGGGTGGCGCCTTCGCTGGGCTGGGGCTGGGGTCCAGCGCGCTGGCCGCCGTCATGAAACAGCAGGGGCCTGAAACCCTGCGCGGCACCGATTTCAATCTGACCATTGGTGAGCAGGCAATCAACTTCACTGGTGCCGCGCAAATTGGCACGACCGTCAATGGTTCACTGCCGGCGCCGATTCTTCGTTGGCGAGAGGGCGATACCGTGACGTTGCGGGTGACCAACCTGTTGCGAGAGACCAGCTCCATTCACTGGCACGGCATTATCCTGCCGAGTGCCATGGACGGGGTGCCGGACATTGCAACAGGGTTTAAAGGTATCAAACCCGGTGAAACCTTCACCTACCGGTTTCCCGTGACCCAGAGCGGCACCTACAGGTACCACAGCCACTCCGGGTTTCAGGAGCAGACTGGTCTCTACGGCCCCATCATCATCGATCCCGGGGAGCCTGAACCCTACACCTATGATCGTGACTACGTGGTGATGCTCTCCGACTGGACCGATGAAGATCCCACCAACGTCTATGCCAAACTGAAAAAGCTCAGCCACTACTACAACTTCAATGAGCGCACCCACGCGGACCTGATGAAGGACATCAAGGAGAAGGGACTGACGGCCACCTGGAATGACCGCAAGATGTGGAATCAGATGCGCATGAGCCAGCGCGATCTGTCGGATGTGACCGGCTATACCTACACCTTCCTGACCAATGGCCAGACCCCGGCGGAAGGCTGGAGCGGGCTGTTCAGAAAAGGTGAAAAGGTTCGCCTGCGTTTCATCAACGGTTCTGCCATGACCTTCTTCGACGTGCGCATTCCCGGTCTGAAGATGACCGTGGTGGCAGCGGATGGTCAGCATATCGAGCCGGTTTCCGTAGATGAGTTCCGCATGGGTGTGGCGGAGACCTATGATGTCATCGTCGAGCCCAAAGATGACACGGCTTACACTATCTTCGCCCAGGATATCGCACGCTCTGGTTATGCCAGGGGCACCCTGACGCCCGATCCCTCATTGACGGCCTCGATCCCCGAAATGGATCCGGTACCGAATCTGGGGCATGACGACATGGGCATGAACATGATGAACCATGCCGGGCATGACATGTCGGGCATGGACCACAGCCAGCACCAGATGCCTGACGGGAAGATGATGCCGGGGATGCAGATGTCTGGCGATATGGATATGGGTGGCATGCAGATGGCTCCGATGCCATCCGCGAAACCGGCCATGAAGCCCAACCCATCAGACTTCACCGCCAAACCTGTACATCACGCTTCAACGGAATACGGCCCTCATGTGGACATGCGGGCGGACGCTCCCCAGTACCGGCTGGATGATCCCGGTGTCGGCCTGCGTAACAACGGCCGTCGTGTGCTGACCTATGCGGATCTGAAAAACCTGCACACCACCCATGATCACCGTGATCCGGATCGTGAGATCGAACTCCACCTCACAGGCAACATGGGCCGTTACATGTGGTCCGTCAACGGCGTCAAACACAGCGACGCCGAACCCCTACGCTGGAAACTGGGCGAACGCCTGCGCATCACCTTCGTCAACGACACCATGATGAACCACCCGATGCATCTGCATGGCATGTGGAGTGACCTGGAGACCGGTGACAACAACTTCATCCCGCGCAAACACACCGTGATCGTGCAGCCGGGTTCCCGCATCAGTTATCGGGTCACCGTGGATGCGGAGGGAGGCTGGGCTTATCACTGCCATCTGCTCTATCACATGCTCGGCATGTTCCGCACCGTCGTCGTCAGTTGA
- a CDS encoding copper resistance protein B, translating to MKKTLAALMAIGLSNPVFAGGADDPLVYQVMIDKLETRGTSGSNPLVLEADAWIGYDLNKFWFKTEVERVNGETEEAEVQFLYSRAIAPFWDLQVGWRRDIKPDPNRDFLAFGFKGLAPYLFEVDAGIFIGESGQIGARLDAEYEYMFTQKLILSPEVEMNLYSKDVEVIGVGSGPSDMELGLRLRYEIRREFAPYIGVNWTGKFGQTADFARDEGENTSDAQIVAGIRAWF from the coding sequence ATGAAAAAGACATTGGCTGCGTTGATGGCGATCGGATTATCCAACCCCGTTTTTGCTGGTGGAGCAGATGATCCTCTGGTCTACCAGGTGATGATCGACAAACTGGAGACCAGGGGTACGAGTGGTTCCAATCCGCTGGTGCTGGAAGCGGACGCCTGGATTGGATACGACCTCAACAAGTTCTGGTTCAAGACAGAAGTGGAGCGCGTGAATGGCGAAACTGAGGAGGCTGAAGTGCAGTTCCTCTATAGCCGCGCCATCGCACCATTTTGGGATCTCCAGGTTGGCTGGCGACGGGATATAAAACCGGATCCGAACCGGGACTTCCTGGCCTTCGGTTTCAAAGGCCTGGCGCCCTATCTGTTCGAGGTGGATGCCGGCATCTTTATCGGTGAGTCAGGGCAGATCGGAGCTCGCTTGGATGCAGAATACGAATATATGTTCACGCAGAAGTTGATCCTGTCGCCAGAGGTCGAGATGAATCTCTACAGCAAGGATGTCGAAGTGATCGGCGTCGGTTCCGGTCCCTCCGATATGGAGTTGGGGCTGCGGTTGCGCTACGAGATACGGCGGGAGTTTGCTCCCTACATAGGTGTCAACTGGACAGGGAAATTCGGCCAGACTGCCGACTTTGCCAGAGATGAAGGTGAGAATACCAGCGATGCTCAGATTGTTGCCGGTATCCGCGCCTGGTTCTGA
- a CDS encoding cytochrome c, whose protein sequence is MKRRLLSLLPLMGLVVLAGCSEQQDAVASIEKAVVSPPVSPSVQRWYNQEQVARGNVLFQTNCASCHMPDASGTPNWKEPLPDGKYPPPPLNGAAHTWHHPLSVLRRTVQRGGIPLGGTMPSFADILSNRQIDDILAWVQTHWSDEIYRVWHERNAQAGKPIQSSNKG, encoded by the coding sequence ATGAAGAGAAGATTGTTGAGCCTGTTGCCGCTGATGGGACTGGTTGTATTGGCCGGTTGCAGCGAGCAGCAGGATGCAGTGGCCAGCATCGAAAAAGCGGTTGTTTCGCCGCCAGTATCTCCATCCGTTCAGCGTTGGTACAACCAGGAGCAGGTTGCGAGGGGCAATGTACTGTTCCAGACGAATTGCGCTAGCTGCCACATGCCGGACGCATCGGGCACGCCGAACTGGAAAGAACCGCTGCCCGATGGCAAATATCCACCTCCACCCCTGAATGGTGCCGCTCATACCTGGCACCATCCGCTATCCGTGTTGCGCCGAACCGTGCAACGGGGAGGCATTCCTCTCGGCGGAACTATGCCGAGCTTCGCTGACATACTGAGCAATAGACAGATCGATGACATTCTGGCCTGGGTACAGACTCACTGGTCCGATGAGATCTATCGCGTGTGGCACGAGCGGAATGCTCAGGCCGGTAAACCAATACAGTCCAGTAATAAAGGCTGA
- a CDS encoding DUF411 domain-containing protein, with protein MPKTNIKKSKKSPFYGKLAGWLLTGITLVAGGVLFSQQPAEAADVVVYKSPTCGCCKDWVSHMKENGYSVEVHNQSNMSSIKTELGVPRNMQSCHTAKVGGYIIEGHVPADVVARLLKEKPPIKGLAVPGMPMGSPGMEGPRKDPYNVVTIQENGKATVYASRNQ; from the coding sequence ATGCCAAAGACAAATATTAAGAAGTCGAAGAAATCACCCTTTTACGGAAAACTTGCTGGTTGGTTGCTGACCGGGATCACGCTGGTTGCGGGTGGCGTACTGTTCAGCCAGCAACCCGCTGAGGCGGCTGATGTAGTGGTCTACAAAAGTCCGACCTGCGGTTGCTGCAAAGATTGGGTCAGCCATATGAAAGAGAATGGCTATTCGGTGGAGGTACACAACCAGAGCAATATGAGTTCGATCAAAACAGAGCTTGGCGTGCCGCGCAACATGCAATCCTGTCATACCGCCAAGGTCGGGGGATATATCATAGAGGGACACGTGCCTGCGGATGTAGTTGCCCGCCTGTTGAAAGAGAAACCGCCGATCAAAGGTCTTGCCGTACCCGGCATGCCCATGGGTTCGCCAGGGATGGAAGGGCCGAGGAAAGATCCATATAACGTTGTGACTATTCAGGAAAACGGGAAAGCCACCGTCTATGCCAGCCGGAACCAGTAG
- a CDS encoding DUF4399 domain-containing protein: MNKKRLVSAITSVLAMALLLATPISGAHSPPEEAKIYFVGLTDGEVVKSPFKVKFGIKGFGITPAGTKGKRRHTAGHHHLLVDLDQTPDMDETIPRDAHNMHFDEGETETLLELPPGRHTLQLLLGDEQHEPQDPPLLSEKITITVR; the protein is encoded by the coding sequence ATGAATAAGAAGAGGCTTGTTTCCGCCATCACATCCGTTCTGGCAATGGCACTGCTGCTGGCGACACCCATCTCGGGGGCGCATTCGCCACCGGAAGAGGCAAAGATCTATTTTGTTGGTCTTACGGATGGAGAAGTGGTGAAGAGTCCGTTTAAAGTGAAATTCGGCATCAAGGGTTTCGGTATCACCCCTGCCGGGACCAAGGGCAAGCGCCGGCACACTGCAGGCCATCATCACCTTCTTGTGGATTTGGATCAGACACCGGATATGGATGAGACGATACCAAGGGATGCACATAACATGCATTTTGATGAAGGGGAGACTGAAACTCTGCTGGAGCTGCCACCCGGTAGACATACGCTCCAGTTATTGTTGGGCGATGAGCAACACGAACCCCAGGATCCGCCTCTGCTCTCCGAAAAGATTACCATCACTGTACGGTGA
- a CDS encoding cytochrome c has protein sequence MNRPRGKFGLSVLVLLLVTGATLAADMMMNHSMGRHHQGMMVGVPEPYRDMRNPLSASDEVVVEGGQLFQANCAVCHGKLGYGNGPAAEELSPRPSNLNAFMKMRMMARDNYLFWTISEGGKRFNTAMPAFKDSLSEKDRWKIIRFLRTL, from the coding sequence TTGAATAGACCAAGAGGAAAATTTGGATTGAGTGTGCTGGTTCTGCTGTTGGTGACTGGTGCCACGTTGGCTGCCGACATGATGATGAACCACAGCATGGGCAGGCACCACCAAGGCATGATGGTGGGGGTTCCTGAACCCTACAGAGATATGCGAAATCCATTGTCTGCATCCGATGAGGTGGTAGTTGAGGGCGGGCAGCTCTTCCAGGCCAACTGCGCTGTCTGTCACGGTAAACTGGGTTATGGAAACGGGCCAGCCGCCGAGGAGCTTTCGCCCCGTCCCTCCAATCTTAATGCCTTCATGAAGATGCGCATGATGGCCAGAGACAACTATCTCTTCTGGACCATCAGCGAGGGTGGCAAGCGATTCAATACGGCTATGCCGGCCTTCAAGGATTCACTCAGCGAAAAGGATCGCTGGAAGATTATCCGTTTCCTGAGGACGCTATAG